Below is a genomic region from Xiphophorus hellerii strain 12219 chromosome 1, Xiphophorus_hellerii-4.1, whole genome shotgun sequence.
AAAAAGTGCTAGGAAACCTGGGAGGGAGCAAACCGTTCGAGATTAGCTCGATGGCGTGGGAAGAGAGGCTAAACACCTCGTACAAATTTGGATCCCACAGCTCCACGTGTGcatttcttttcctctcagcGTAATTTATAGAGTTATTAAACGGGCTGGCAGCTATTGAGGAGGGGAGGAGAATCTATAGTCTGACATGCATTCAGCCCTGCTTTGTTCTTTCATGTAACAGCTGGACCAAATTTAGAACAGATGTAGATGGACTTCCTCTGACTGCGAGTAAACATGGCCCTGCCAGACGCCGATACAcatcagcagagcagcagaggcTGCTTGAGAAAGAATAAACAGCAGAGCCGATACCGCACTGGTCTAGACAGAGGGCCGGGACTTTCTGGAAAATTAGGTTAAAGGAGAACAAAAAGGCAAGATATCCCCACCCTAACACCAAAATTGCAGCACTTTTTTTGGTCTGCTCCTTCAAGTAAGCGCAGTTAAAATGTGTGAAGCTACACAAAgcattgtaaaatataaaacagttgGTGGGGAAAATTTCACCACTTCCGCTGCAGGCGGTTTAAAGCTTCTGAAGaaagaaaggcaaaaaaaaaaactgattcaaaAAATCCCACATTAGTGGTCATCAACCTACAGAAAGATTTGCCTCCTTTCCCTTTCACCTCTTTCTTTCGTTCTCACTCCACTGGTCTCTACATTCCTTCAACAGAACCTCCTCCCTCTTTAGCTCAAGCAGAAAAAACAGGGAGGACTGAGGAGAAACTTGGCAGGAGCAAAGTCTGAGTTAACTGACCAACTATGAGggtaaatatgaaaaacacCCAGAGCAATCAACTCCCTCTGTCCACAATATTACCAGGAAGCCaagagaggaaaacaggagAAGTAGATGCCCGAAAAACAAATCTCTGGTCGAACTCCCTTAAGCCTGACTCACTTACTTGGTTCCAGCTCATCGTTCAAGAAGATTCTCGGAGGCGTTGTGGGTTCACGCGGTAGCGAAGGTCCCACAGTCAGCCTGAAGATGCGCCTCTCGTGCAGACCGCAGTAGTGGTGGTGCAGGTTGCAGGAATACAGGCCTTTATCCTCAGGCATCAGGTCAGAGATGGACAGTGAGAAGTCGCCGTACGTGAACGCGTCCTCTGCCACCCTCATCTTGCTCTGGGCAAACAAAGGCCCGTAATCCCGTCGCTCTCCTGAGGCGTAGAGGTCCACCAGTCGGTCAGCCTTGTTGGGACGCACCCCGGGGGGCTGGAAGTCCCAGTGCGCCACCTGCTGCTGGTCCTCCTGGAGGCCGTCTCTCCAGAGGGCCCTGCGGTTCACACAGGGCAGCACGATGGAGCTGCCCAGCAGCACCACCAACACATTCTTCTCTCCGTCCCAGTAGCGCTTCTCTTTCCGAGCTGGAAAAACCACATCACTGTGAATCTCAGCTGATAGTTTGAATTATTCTGCTGCACCGCCTGATGGCCTCACCTGACTTGGTGACGTTGAGCTGGATCTGAATGGACTCGTGAATCTGACAGTAGTGGTGGTGCAAGTTGCAGGTATAAACTCCTTTGTCTGTGTTTACAACATCTGAAAgacaacaaataatttaaaaaacactcaACCAAGGTTTCCCTCTATTATAAGCCTGgggggccaccaggctttacttgcaaccccaccaggctaagcattgtatatctatttaatttatgtttttaacgtttgtctctttaaatactTTACAGTTGGTGGTTAGGTTTAGGTAATAACATAATTACCTAGTGatattttccaaattttctgtcaactttaaacattttctaacttATAACATGGTAGGCCGCTGGATGGCAGCCCTACCACCAGGCTCAGCTAGTTTTACTGGGGAAAACCCTGCTCAACAATTATTATAAATGTTTGCAAGTTGGGCTGCAAGTTAtcaattaatgaattaatataGAGTTGGTTGATCTTATCAATTgactaatgattaattgataagcggctattttcttaaaaaccagAGTTTTTTCCTGTATGAAGAGGGCAAACTGTCTTTCCATATCATAAATGGCTAAAATCTTCCTAAtatgctgaattaaaaaaaattacatcattcAGTTTTAGCGTTATTTTGTGTCAGATGTATTAAGTACTGAccgaataaacagaaaattgtgcactgcaaaaacacaaaatcttactaagtaattttgtctagtttctagtgcaaatatcttaatacaaactaacttaaatgcaacttttcagcaagaaataagcGCTTGGTTTAAGTAAGTAATTCCTTACTATTTATATTGTCAGATATATGAacttgtaacatgggaaaaatgtcttgttgccAGTGACATAATCTGACAATGGAACATCAATATAAGGAAtcattgacataaaacaagcctctatagcTTGCTAAAAATTTACTTATAAGTTATATTTGTCTTATgtgaagtgtactaagatatttgcactagaaactagaccaaaaatacttggtaaaattttttatttttgcagcgaAGTTGGTTGACAGATACcccaaaacacagtttttgagataataaaaaaaaaaaaaacagcaattttcCACGTttcacactgaagtttgtgactgtaaacataaaaaattcaGCAGTTGTTAAAACTTTTACGAGGCACTGTAGCGCTACAGGAAACCAAAACAGCCTCACTGTTGATGATGAGCGAGAAGTTTCCGTCGGTGAAAGCCGAGTCCGGGATGGAGACGCGTCCCTTATTAAAGCCGTTGTAAACCCTCTGCCGAGCTCCAGGCGACATGTCCAGAATCCGCTCCACTGAATATTCAGGGCTGCTGTGGAAGACGTCCCAGTGGACCACCCTCTGTCGGTCCTTCAGCCTGTCCTGGGTCCACACCATGCGGGGGCTGTGGCAGGGCAGGACGGCCTCGGAGCCTGCAGGGAGGGTGATGTTCTTGGCCTCCACCACAGCAGGCCTGCTGCTTTGACCCCAAGCTGACACAACGCATTAACACATTTACATAAATTCATTAGAAATTCGTCTTTCATGAAGACATTGCTCAGAAGGATGAATATTTTACCTTGTGGCAGGAAGGAAACGGcaagaactggaaaaaaaaaaagacatggtGTTTAgattttgatgcttttattaaaatgttgtcCTGGGTTCTTTTGGATCGGTCACTTCCCTCAGTGTGGCTTACTGGAGTAACGGCACCTTGAAAACAGAGGCGGTCCTAACCTGTTTAATTAATACACTGTGATAATGTCATAAAAATTTTATCAATTTAATCAGAAGATTGGAGttttctaaatcaaattagaataaaaacctgagcaaaatagtcctaattctgttggaaaaacatagcaaacttccaaaaaatatttttttgcaaccaAGTGTAATTAACCTCGGAAAAATAAACactcttgacaaaatgtgagttatcacactgaataaaacacataacATAGCTTCACAAACTTCTGTTAATGTGGAGGAAACTAATCTGTTCCACGGTTTAACCTGGCGTTATGCCTTCAAGACAATACACAGGGCAAAGCGGGCCAACCTCTACCGGCAGCAGCCCGCCTGTCAGACACTGAGAAGGGCAAATTAACCCACCTTTGTTTCTCAgctgttcttgaatttctttattttggggCAAAATTTGTTGCTGTTTGATACATTTTAGCCTCATGTTGGATGTTGGATTCAGGCCACAGAGTTGCAGATAAATTTAAATCCAGTTCTCTAATACATGTGataatcacaaaaaaaagtttgataacataatatactaataaataaaaccgAGATTTGActattgttttttgtatttactcaacTTACCTTTGACTTATATCAGAATTTATgatccaaaaacataaaaaatagacagatttttttaagggagcaaatactttttcaccaCTTTGTGTCAGGCTCTGCcatccttaaagctg
It encodes:
- the LOC116735554 gene encoding matrix remodeling-associated protein 8-like, with translation MRLNMNLLLILAVSFLPQAWGQSSRPAVVEAKNITLPAGSEAVLPCHSPRMVWTQDRLKDRQRVVHWDVFHSSPEYSVERILDMSPGARQRVYNGFNKGRVSIPDSAFTDGNFSLIINNVVNTDKGVYTCNLHHHYCQIHESIQIQLNVTKSARKEKRYWDGEKNVLVVLLGSSIVLPCVNRRALWRDGLQEDQQQVAHWDFQPPGVRPNKADRLVDLYASGERRDYGPLFAQSKMRVAEDAFTYGDFSLSISDLMPEDKGLYSCNLHHHYCGLHERRIFRLTVGPSLPREPTTPPRIFLNDELEPKTEEVSEDSPRVVNVFLPEQRGYFVQHLGYFLATFLLLAFIVIAVIVLTRRQKKRGLEYEMGRSVGGTMISEGEIALDCTEMRTYNQDSLNSEFKNNLLKERDMVKECNKEFDGKMWK